The Gossypium hirsutum isolate 1008001.06 chromosome A03, Gossypium_hirsutum_v2.1, whole genome shotgun sequence genome contains the following window.
TCCAGAGGTTTGAGTGAATCAATGTGCTCAATGAACTAGTGAACAAGCTTGAACAGCGATGGGTTTTCTCAGAATGAAGCCTCACAAACTAGGACTGCATCACTGATCAAAGTTAAGACAATATTCTTAGGGCCCAGGGAGCAGTACAGACAGAATATTCTATGGACAAAGAGATTCTCATAGTTGATACTAATGAAAACCCATTTTATACAAAGTTCACAATTAAATGGAGCATCCAATTCTAAGTGCTTCTTCTCAAGAAATTTAACTAACATAATTGAAATCATTTAGGGGGAAAACGAACTAAGAAATCAATATTAAGTGTTGTGTGAAGTTACATAATTCATCAGCATACCTTCCTACTGTTCACCTTTTTTCCCGCATTAAGTTCTTCAGGTTTCCTTCGCTTTCTCTGCCAATTTGCAAAtataacttatctcttaaagcaGATGAATCTACAgatgattttaaatataaaaatatgatgtCTAAGAATTAAAAAGAACAAAAGCACATTAACAGATCAGTTGAGTCACACTTGCTGCAGTCAATGCCAAAACTAATAATTGAACATTTACACCAGTATATCAAAACTAATAATTTGCGGACCAATTTTTCATACATAGTAAATCACGTgatacaagaaaataaaaaatagaacaaaTAATGGAAGAAATGCATCATTAAAGAAGCAAGGAGCTTACTTGCATCCACCTACACCTCAATGCAACATCACGTACAGTTTTATCAGGCAAGGTAGCTGCAATCTTTATGTACTTCATAATACTTGGTTCATCTTTATACCTATATACACATACATTAAAGTAAAGGCCAGCACTTAATCTCATCTCAAAAAGAAGACATACCTAATAAATACCTCCTTAAAAACAGTTATACCATAAAACGTATCAGCAAAAGCACACATTAGAGAATCTATTACTTAATATTAACTACGTTCACCTGGACTAGGTTTCCTATATTAGTAGCACAAATTAGAAGATTTGCACATAcagtaagaaaagaaataattattACATACTTTTCAAGGCTGTCCTCCAATATATACTGTTCGTCAATAGACCACTCGACAGCAAACCCTGCCTCATGCTTCTGCCCTGAAATCGAATCAAGAAGCAGGGAAGATCCAGAAGAATTTCCAGGTTGGATTAAGGCAGGGGAGCTTGTAATAGCACTGGAATTGCCAGGCAAGATCGTCGGCAGTGATGCAAAGTAACCACTCATCGGAATCATCTCTGAACTACTATCAATACCAGCTGATTGGAAAGATATACCGTGCCGATTAAAGATAGAACCTAAACCATCTCCATGATAATAAAACCCAGTGTTCGAttctgttttcattttttttctttcttcctcagCCGATTTCACTCAAAATCCACTTTACCCATAAACTCAGaccaaattcaaatataaaaaaacttcCTTACTTCCACCTCATTATCTCATGCTCgcatatcaaaaaaaaaattcttcattTCAGCTGCTCAAAAACTTACCGTTGCATAAGGAGAACAATACCAAAAACAGTAACAAAAATGTCATATAATCTCCGAAATTCAACCCCGATATTGAATCTAGAACAAAAAAGAGAGCCATCAATTtgaactaaaacaaaaaaaaacccgaGGTTGAAAAACAACACCAATAAACAATAAACAAAAAACAATAGGAAAGGAGAGGAGTGAAGAGGGTAGGAGGGAAAATTACCTTGTGGAGGGAAACTTTTCTAGAATCCCTAATTGGTTTTGCCTTTTTCTGTTTCAATATAAACTAAGCTACTGCAATTGCTGCTGTTTTCCTGCTACTTACTTTGCTTTTTGGTGTGTGTCTGTGGGGGGGGGTTCCTTAGCTTTGCTTACTATCTCCATTTCCTTCAAAAGAGAACAAGAGATTAACTTAGACCTGCTTCCATGGCTCCACCCAATGGGAAGCAAAGCTTTGCAAAACAAAGCAAAAGAAGGGAAGTAAAAGGGAAACAAAAAGATGTTGGGGGGTTTTTCTGGTGTTGAcaaagtaaatttaaaatttttttttgaagtataTTATTAAACTCATAAATTGGTGTTTGCTGATATTGGAATTGAACAACAGTGCGAATCCCCGTAAGCATTTGATGCCAATTATTGTGGACTctccacttttttttctttttttttaaaatttttaagtaggTAAATTGCCAAAACAGTCCATTTTATTTAtctcaatatatattttagttaattatatttgaaatattatattttagtaactTATGTTAACACCtattataacattttagttactGAGTCGTTAACGGTTTTACGGTAAGCTAACGTGGCATGGTTAAAAGTCGAGAACATCTAAGATCTGTCTCGCACAAAGCAAAAGTATTTTTCGGGAaaattttattgctataaatatcacaaacagactcgattttcaaatttttaattctccATTGTGTAGGAAATCGTTTTCAAATCGagattttccaacaattggtatcaaatcCAAGTTGTGTTATGTTTATAGTATAAATCAATACTGAAATTTCTTTATtcatttttgattaattttttataagatgTGGCATTCTTATAATTATTAGTATGTTTCAGGTTATGTTTGTGAATGAAtgtattttatcatttatatgataaaataattttgccaaagttgtgATACCTAGAAATTAAAGtggttgtaattattattttaatattttttctgatacgagctcgattcggTGTTGATTCGAGTCGTTTAGATTGCCCAATTGTGAAATTAAGCAAGTGTTGAGTTTTAACAAAGTAGGCTGGAAAAGATGAAAAGATAGGTTCAGACTAGGTTTGAAAGATAATTAAATTGGCTAATGGAGTAATTCGGCTAAGGCCAAGAGTGAACCAACAATGAAGGAAATTGTTGACCCGATTCTTAGACTGCACTTAGATGGAAATGGATAAGAGATAATTTGGctaacctcgacccactatctagcaAGATAGGAACCGATGGTATGGTCAAACGCCACACTttgaaaagtgataagttcaaataACAAGGAAGAATGATAGCACatgctaagcttgataagtcgtTTCAATCTAaaaagaacaatgagagttgaattCTCACATAAAAACAAAAGTTCATATATTTGGTCCAAAAGTTCTTACAACTAGCTCAAAACAAAGTATTTATAAGCATGAGACAAACTCTAGCCGAATAGACACACACACTCAGCTTAATTGAACTATGAATAAActtaattaagctaattaaaaAGTACAAGACCTTTGATGAACTTTAACATAAGGAAGACTGGACAACATGTTTGGTCTTCCTATTCAGCTAATAATTAACTTTAATGAGCTAAATAAACTTGATTCAATGCTTGATCAGCTAAAGAGTCATAACAGCCTTTTAATTTCTCCTTGGACAGCCAAATGAGCAGCAGCCAAAAATTAATGTAATTTGGCACACAAACAACTCCCTTTATGTAAATGCTTGAATATAAACGGTCAAAAACGTGTGAATGGACGAATTGGAATAGCCACCATCATGTGAAAACGTTTGGGAACTGAATGGGCTTGTGTGAATAGCTCCTTGTCCATTGAACTCCTCAAACAGTCACTTGGAGAAGCTCATAACAGCTGCTGGTCTTAAATTCATTCCTCTCTTTAATGCTAATCAATGCACTAGCTGGTTCAATTGGTTAGTTCACCTATAAACACAATTAAACTTTAATGAGCTGTAGTAACTAAAACTCATTTAATAAgccaaaacaaattaaataggtgtagcaaattaattaacttagaaCATATTAATTGtcgaatttatttaaacaactaaataaaattaaaacaacttaattacttaaactaaaataactaaacacatttaaattttaatccaaCAACTATTTAactaaaattcagcttgcaataagcTGTATGGAACACATAGTGTTGAGCTCCATGCTTGCTTGATGAGTCCGACCACCTCCCCTCCCCAAACTTGATCAATGTGACTAGCAATGGCGTTTTGAAGCTTCTGGGCACGAGACTGAGTAATGGGACCTTGTGGCAACTCAATGGGATCGACTGTAGCTTCCCGAGCTAGGATCGCATCATTTTTGAGATATGTAATTAGATTATAGACTATCATCTCCAtgtagaaattattttatttatttttagaataattcaTGTGAGCCAAAAATAgaaataagtattatgtaaaaaaaattttcaacgaATCCTTAGGAACCAAAAAACATCCAAGATTGATTTAGACAACACAATCCCAACCTAGCCAACCAGCAAAAGAATGATAGTGGTCCAGTGGCGAAGGCTACTATTGGTTTGCCAGTGGTGGCAGGCAGTGGTCCAGcgtgttggatctagtgccctaagtgtagtaaattcatttgtaaacttgtaaaattttttgaacagcttggttaataaaataattcatggattacattaatatttttttgaaagaacATAGTGATAGCATTATCATaagcttcatacatagacaagatattgaAATGTTATGAAATTATTGACTAAAAAAAGGGAACTCGACCTTCTATATCAatattccatctttctttggagacaacaaaaaaaaaagaaaacataagaAAGGTTTCTTATACTTTCGcagtaggaagtctcatgtatgttatgttGGGCACACGTCCAAATATTTGTTTCGTAGAGGGGTTGGTGAGTTGATATCAGATGAATCTAGGACCAAGACACTGACAAGAAGTTATGCATATTCTTAACTATTTACGAAGAACGAGGGATTACATGCTTGTGTATTTTGGAGAAGATCTTACTCCTATTGGATATACTTATTCTAACTTCTAAACTTGTTAGGATTTGAGGAAATTGACATTAGGCTGTGCTTTTACCTTATGCGGTGAGTTTATAGTGTGGAGAAGTGTCAAGCAAAGTTGTACTGTGGACTCCACTATAGAGGTCGAATATTTGGTTGCTTCTAAGgctataaaataagaaatatgggTTCGAAAGTTCCTTATGGATCTTCATGTCGTTCTTGGTATGGAAAAAGCTACCGCACTGCGTTGTGACAATTTAGCGACAATAGCCAATACCAAAGAAACCAGAAACCACAAAAGGATGAAACATATTGATAGAATGTCATATAAAAATGAGGCAGTTGTAGACGAAATCATGGATATAGTCAAAGTCGAATTTGAAGGCAACCCTGCGGACCCATTTACCAAGACTCTACTAGCTAGGATATTTGAGAAATACGTGGAGATCATGAGAATGCGGaatatgactcatctacttcattAGGTCAAATGAGAGACTGTTGGATCTTGTTAGCTCGAAAGGATCAACTCGAGAACACTGATATGGAAGTTGAATTAGCCTTTGAGATGTTGTGGTGGAAGTAATAAAAATTGTGCAATAAAGAACATAAGCATTTATAGTGATTCGACCCTAATTGCTTACTCTACTACCTTAGCTTACCACAACAAAGGACTTCCCCAAATTTACTAATTTGgtaacctttgaggacaaggtttaaccttacaactccctgAAGATTTGTGCCCCAAAATCTTAATATTTCACTCCCTTAAGGTTACTACCCAAACCATAAGAATTATCCTTCTCCCAAAGAGAACAAATAAGCAAGCTAGCAAgtaatccttacaagattagaATGTTTGCCAATTAAGAACTAATTCAAAGAAGAAAACTTGAGCTAGATGAATACAATAaaagctcacaagtgtttacaagaaaaaggtataaaagaattaaactcttaggttgttttgattgatctttaagctttCTACATATCTCTTATTATTGTAGGACCtttggaagatggtatttataacttttaattaatttccaACCGTTGCGGTTGTTGGGAAAGTGGAAATAGTCGTTGGGATGAAAATACAAACTTATTAAATTCACCTGCAACAGAAGGTATCAATATTTTTTCTATGAGTATCGATATTGTTAGCATTTAATGCCCGATTTAGTGACCGTTGAAATTAGTTTACAACGATACCAAAAACAAATTATCGAAACCTAGTAAAATATATCAATACTTTTTATaaaggtattgatactttttgtgTAATTTGAAAAcataatgtcaatttggtatcgatttttgAATGGGTATTTATATCTTCAAAACTATCGATACTtggacaaaaagtatcgatactttttatcCTAGAGCAATACTAACTTGTTTGAAAACAATTAAAGCataattgaaaatgtttgatttaattgaaaccatttcaacttgattttatcaattcgttcaacttaacttttattcaaaaacactttaatttgttatatcaaaacatagtATCAAATAAGGCCTTTAACAATCTCTcccttttttatataacaaaacatttggtaaatttatttttgaattgattGCCCCCCTTAATAAAAGTCATTTTCATTATAAGCTCCacttatataaaaatcattttcaatttaaggCATAAATATTTGGagcataaaagtttgaaataaactcaaatttgacattcattttgttttgaaaattttgtcacTAATCCTAGCATATAAGCAATCAATCAACCATAAAATTTACCTTTCTCTTCCTCccctttttgttatataaaaaaatcaagaaaaacttAAGAGGAAAAGAATGTGGTTAATCCAAAGAtagatattaaaaataaagaacaaatgaACTACCATACCAAATAACATTAAGGTGCAATCATATATAATTTGCCTTTGTTCACCTTGAAGCAATGAACCTTACCTACAAACATAGAATTAGGTTTTTGGTACCCAATTTCTTTTGGGATCATAAACATTAGTTTCCAAAATTCTAGTCCCTTTTGGTATCTATTTTGAAAGAGCTTCCTTGCCTTGAGTAGCATTAAGTCCTTTAGGAACCCATACACTCTTAATAAGTTTTCCCTAGTAAAATCTTGAGGGACCTCTATGTTTATAGAAAGTAAAGCTATTTTTAACAAagttttcttttgaattttctccttttttaaaaacttttttagAGTGAGCTTTTTCACTCTTACGCAACTCAAGTTACTTTTGATGATCCTCATGAACTTTTGAGAGTAAATTATGCAagtctaaaattttcttttcaaagtctTTAATAATTTCTTGCATTATATTTACTTTCTCTTCAAGACCATGATTGGTTTTGGAAAGTTAGtcatttctcatttctcatttctcaaTTTTGAAACATTTTATTGTGTTTTGATATCTAGACTTCAAATTTTAAACCTAACTCATCATAGGCATCTTGAACTCATTAAAAGAATAATCATTTAAGGTAGATGAGTTAGAAGTTACCTTAGGATCATTGATATCCATAAGGCATAAGTTGGCTATTTCTTAATCTTCATCATCTAATGAAAACTCATCACTCCAAGCAGCAACATAAGCCTTTTTGTTTGCTAGAccctttctttttaaattaagAACAGTCATACTTGATGTGTCCCAGTTTCTTACACTCATAACAAATAATGATATCTTTCTCCTTGGTAGATTCAAGCTTGAGTCATTCATTCTTTTgaaaatttcttcctttgttaGACCTTATAAATCTTTTGAATCTTCTAGCAAACATTTCCATATTTTTGCCTTCATCCACTTCTTCGCTTGATTCACTATCGTCAATTATAGCAGATTTTAGAGCTTTACAGATATTCTTCTCAtaactctttctttttcactccATTTGTTAAGCTTCATCTTATGTGTAAACAAAGAACCAATAAACTCATCCAATAAAGGTTTCTAAATTCTTTACTTCTTCAATAGTGGTCACTTTGGCTTCTCATGATGTAGGTAAGCTTTGAAGCATCTTCCTTACCATTTCTTCATTTGGATAAGTCTTCCCATAAGACTTCAATCCATTTATGATGATTGTAAACCGACTAGACATCTTCTTAATATCTTTTTTAGGTTTTATCTTGAAAGTTTCATAGTTGAGAGTAAGAATTCCAAGTTTAGACTTCTTTACTTGGCTAGTGCCTTCATGGGTGACTTCAAGCTTATCCTATATCTCTTTGGCATTTGAATAAGACGAAACTCTACTATACTCATCCGGACCAAGTGTATAAAATAGAGTGTGCATTGCTTTGGCATTTAGTTGAATGCTtctaatattttcctcattccaTTCATTTTTACTCTTTGAAACAAAGATCTCTTCTTTATTTTGAGGTATGGAAGGACCATCCATGATGACATCTTATACAGCAAGATCATTGGCTTATATGAACAACATCATTCTAGTCTTCTAATATGAATAATTTGCACCATCGAAATAACGAGGTTTGGAGATGGTTGAGACTCACCAACCATAATAGAGCTGGAAGAAGATGTCATCTTGTGCGGTTTGAAGAGATGATATTTGAACTACCTCGAGGATCTTCTCTTGGTTATTAGATTATCTTTAAagactagctctgataccaattgtttgCTCAGAAGGATCAACTTAAGAACACTAATAGGGAAGTTGAATTAGCTTTTGAGATGTTGTGGTGGAAGCAATAAAAATTGCGCAAcaaaaaacacaataatttatatccccaattgcctactctactaccttagcttaccacaactaaggattttcctaaattcactaatttggtAACCTTTGAGGACAACGTTTAACCTTACAGCTCTTTTAACATTTATGCCTCAAAATCTTAAGATTGcactcccttaaggtttctaccgAAACCATAAGAATTAACCCTCTCTCAAAGAGAACAAATAAGCAAAGTAAGaagtaatccttacaagatcaaaaTGTTTACCAATTAAGTACTAATACAAAGAAGAACACTTgagctaaatgaatacaatgaaagctcacaagtgtttacaagaaaaggtatgaaagaattaagctcTTCTGTTGTTgtgattgatctttaagctttACAAATGTCTCTTGTTGTTGTAGGACCTTTGGAAAATGGTATTTATACCTTCTAATTGATTTCCAATCGTTGTGGTTGTTGGGAAAGTGAATATAGCCATTGGAATGAAAATACCAGTTTATTAAATTCACCTACaacaaaaggtatcgatattttttctACAAGTATCAGTACTATTAGCATTTAATGCCTAATTCAATGACCGTTGAAATTAGTTTACAGTAATACCAAAGAGAAATTATCGAGACCTGGTaaaaggtatcaatactttttgtaaAAGTATCGATGCTTTTTGTGTAATCTAAAAAcataatgtcaatttggtatcgattttagAATGGGTATTAATATATTCAAAACTATCGATACTTggacaaaaagtattgatactttttgtcCTAGAGCAATACTAACTTGTTTGAAAATAGTTTAAaacataattgaaaatttttgatttaattgaaaccatgttaacttgattttatcaaattttcaacttaacttttatttgaaaacactttaatttgttatatcaaaacatattatcaaataaggcttagtttaacagatctggtgccttaagtgtagtatattcgtttgtaaacttgtaattttttcaaacagattggttaaGAAAAAAATTCATGGATTGCATTAATAGTTTTTGTATAATttcctcatgtggtttttgcatataatgcaaaatagaagcaaatattaactCACTAGTTGTCTagtgtttaaactaatactatgCCTTTTTATAtggtcagattgtaataaggAAAGACAACTTACATTAGTAGACGAACATAAACATGTCTTTGGTCTAATTAGAAATGAGCAAaatgattaaaagactaatatgtcgtctatcaagtccaattagggagatgccttgtcttgggcattggaACAGATGGctctcagaagatagagacatagatgtgactgactagactgacagTGCATCGAGCTGGACCCAAGCAAAATAGATcctaaattagtttatttatttattcacttgtgacgttcatagtgtgtcataccttaatcctgagtggatgatggactatgtatgtgtgacttctatactttgatatatgtaaaagcctgagttcaaatagataaggaaccaaaagctgtTACGTTGAGTATACAATTTCTgtaatatgtagcatcattcacaatagtagaattcatatcCCAAGACATgtataaatgatatcctcttattggaaTTGCATGATAGATGCAAAGTAAACATAGCCATGGGTCATTCgcctttgtgatgaatgacttaattactatttgatagtaattgacttttcatgaatgaatgtaatggttaccagatataaaataggatcatatttcGAGCGTGAATTTttcccaaagagattaaagatatcctatgagggtaacacacttatgacaaggtcattggatgaacaCTAATCGAGTTgattttgtaatggtatgttattagggagagctcaatcatgatactatagtggaattactttatgactaaatgaatttataattaataggtgaaaagctagaacttaattataaatcatttaagccaTAATCACATATGTCCAAGCAATCCtttcgctagctcgttgaaaccaaaaatgaactacatgttgaatcaaatgaacaaaaatagataGGAATGggaaagttagagaaatgagaaacattagaaaatgaatgtggttttctcactaagcatgaaaatgacgtgagaattaatttatggtttttgatttatcatttaattaatgaattaaacaattaaagttcaaaaatggaattaaattaattggtcattttgaatttgttgaatatggaaaaattaaatgtaacctcccaaacctggCCCCGAAATGGTTTAGTAGaactatcaaattttaaaaacaactGTTTAAAACgtttgctttaatttttgaagaaAACTTAGCGTGTTTCAAAAGGGATacaatttagttttaaaaattgGTTGATCTTAATGAttgttttgcaaaagttgtattcTAGTATTATAAAGgaatatatttttcaaatcacATTTACTTAGTCATGCAGCGAAAAAGTGattatagttttaataaaaaccatATTTCATGCATGAGCAATTAATATcgatatttcaaaaatttataattaaattaaatgtcatgcatgctATATAAATCCCAAAACCTAAGTCCCATGCCACagcttaaaattaaaacaatacagtctttgaataatttgaaattttaaataataaatctaaaatactttcaaaaaaattctgaGCCGAGACCTTTTGGATGCCATGTCCACATCCTAACTCGATGGGCTATCTATAAAGATTGAAATTAAAGGGAGTGAGCTTATGAAGCTCAGTATGAGTTCTATCGTAAGTAAATCAATGTAAACAGTAGATAACTCATACAATATAACAAATCTCAAAACAATCACACTCATATAGTGATTCAAAGTATTAATTCTTTAGATCAACACATCAATATCATAATATTTTCGAATTCAAAGCTTATATATGCATATGCTCATGAATGGTAATGTAGTTTCAATTTATCAGAATAGATCCTACACAACTCCACTACACACCTCAAtaggagttccccagaactcctcTAAATTTACACCgcgttgtggataaaccactcatCGATGTGGACGAACCACTAGTAATAAAAAGGGTGGATGAACCATCGAAGCTTTTTGATAAAAAGTTTTTGCAGATAAGCTGCTAGTACGGTGTGGATAAACCACTCATTGGTGTAGATAAAAATTGCTAGTACaatgtggataaaccactcaTTGATGTAGATAAATGCTTTTAATATGGTGTGGATAAACCACTCATTGATACATATAAAAGCTGCTAATACGGTGTGGATAAACCACTCATTGGTGTTAATAAAAGCTACAATACAGTATGGATAAACCACTCATCCATATAGATAAACAACTTATATGGTGTGTATAAACCACTTAACTGTAAATATAAAGTGCTCACACTTCCTCTGTTCATATTATCCCCGCCCATACAATACAATATGACATGCTTATAGTAGATCAATACGGTAGTAATAGACATGCTTATAACATATCAATACAGTAGCAATAAACATGCTTACAACAAGTTAGTACGATAGCAAGTCATGCTTAAGATGTACTCAGTTTAATAGTATCAAAAGGCATGCTAAACATGCAATCAGTAATGGTTCAGTCACTCAAATCATATTATGCATGTATTGTCCACATATTATGCATATAACAGTAATGATTTAGTCACTCAAATTATAGCTTTCAATTATTCATATTATCAAGGGTTCAAATGTGAGtaataaaactctaaaaatagtttggggatGATATAGAGACTAAATAGAACAATTCTCAAAATTATGGACTCAAAATTATGGGCAAAACTATAAAACATGGGTCACagggtcgtgtggccaggcctgTGTGATACTAGAGGCCATGTGGAAGGGCTACATGCCGTGTGGAAgggttacatggtcgtgtggccaggtcgtgtaaTAGACTGTGGTCGtgtgtaaaatattaaaattacccTACAGGagagacacggttgtgtggcaAGCTGTGTGAAAGGGCTGTGGCCGTGTGGTTCACAAACTAGCCTAGGGTTCCAGGGTACATGGTTGTATGGGGGGCCATGTGGTCCACTCGTATGGCCTTAATCTTACATACGATCACTACTAATTCACTTTGGAAAGTGATAATACTAGAAAGAaaatatgttttctccctacttattggttaatttgtccccatttagttatctttagcacatattttaacattttcagttcaataaatttcattttataatcaGTGGATCTTaacctatttatttttaattttttcattttatggtacttatgtcgctgcatgagtatttCCAGATTGTGCCCCGAATTTTTGCCACATCTAATAGCTGTCTggataagaacaaaaatgtgtgAGCTATCTAGTCTGGTACAACTAACATGTACGTACAGAGGCAGaatgattctgatgaaaggacacctgtgctatttagataaatattaatattcacgAGAAAAGGAAAGAGTTTTTTAAGCGGgtattatcttcttcaacctatttTTTGAAGCTTTTT
Protein-coding sequences here:
- the LOC107886350 gene encoding uncharacterized protein isoform X1, encoding MALFFVLDSISGLNFGDYMTFLLLFLVLFSLCNAGIDSSSEMIPMSGYFASLPTILPGNSSAITSSPALIQPGNSSGSSLLLDSISGQKHEAGFAVEWSIDEQYILEDSLEKYKDEPSIMKYIKIAATLPDKTVRDVALRCRWMQRKRRKPEELNAGKKVNSRKGKLVESSSKVNMPSALPQNMAGYPLMMHHLDQNGRMSSEGLYLIPPARGINGTVIHLLKQNSQAFSQITSNLSAFKLRDNIDLFCHTRNNITAILNDMGDMPGLMSRMPPLPESINDDLAISILPGATQETSCPTRQ
- the LOC107886350 gene encoding uncharacterized protein isoform X3, producing the protein MALFFVLDSISGLNFGDYMTFLLLFLVLFSLCNAGIDSSSEMIPMSGYFASLPTILPGNSSAITSSPALIQPGNSSGSSLLLDSISGQKHEAGFAVEWSIDEQYILEDSLEKYKDEPSIMKYIKIAATLPDKTVRDVALRCRWMQRKRRKPEELNAGKKVNSRKGKLVESSSKVNMPSALPQNMAGYPLMMHHLDQNGRMSSEGINGTVIHLLKQNSQAFSQITSNLSAFKLRDNIDLFCHTRNNITAILNDMGDMPGLMSRMPPLPESINDDLAISILPGATQETSCPTRQ
- the LOC107886350 gene encoding uncharacterized protein isoform X7; translation: MALFFVLDSISGLNFGDYMTFLLLFLVLFSLCNAGIDSSSEMIPMSGYFASLPTILPGNSSAITSSPALIQPGNSSGSSLLLDSISGQKHEAGFAVEWSIDEQYILEDSLEKYKDEPSIMKYIKIAATLPDKTVRDVALRCRWMQRKRRKPEELNAGKKVNSRKGKLVESSSKVNMPSALPQNMAGYPLMMHHLDQNGRMSSEGLYLIPPARGINGTVIHLLKQNSQAFSQITSNLSAFKHGRHARFNEPDASIA
- the LOC107886350 gene encoding uncharacterized protein isoform X6, whose translation is MTFLLLFLVLFSLCNAGIDSSSEMIPMSGYFASLPTILPGNSSAITSSPALIQPGNSSGSSLLLDSISGQKHEAGFAVEWSIDEQYILEDSLEKYKDEPSIMKYIKIAATLPDKTVRDVALRCRWMQRKRRKPEELNAGKKVNSRKGKLVESSSKVNMPSALPQNMAGYPLMMHHLDQNGRMSSEGINGTVIHLLKQNSQAFSQITSNLSAFKLRDNIDLFCHTRNNITAILNDMGDMPGLMSRMPPLPESINDDLAISILPGATQETSCPTRQ
- the LOC107886350 gene encoding uncharacterized protein isoform X2, whose translation is MKTESNTGFYYHGDGLGSIFNRHGISFQSAGIDSSSEMIPMSGYFASLPTILPGNSSAITSSPALIQPGNSSGSSLLLDSISGQKHEAGFAVEWSIDEQYILEDSLEKYKDEPSIMKYIKIAATLPDKTVRDVALRCRWMQRKRRKPEELNAGKKVNSRKGKLVESSSKVNMPSALPQNMAGYPLMMHHLDQNGRMSSEGLYLIPPARGINGTVIHLLKQNSQAFSQITSNLSAFKLRDNIDLFCHTRNNITAILNDMGDMPGLMSRMPPLPESINDDLAISILPGATQETSCPTRQ
- the LOC107886350 gene encoding uncharacterized protein isoform X8, with the translated sequence MALFFVLDSISGLNFGDYMTFLLLFLVLFSLCNAGIDSSSEMIPMSGYFASLPTILPGNSSAITSSPALIQPGNSSGSSLLLDSISGQKHEAGFAVEWSIDEQYILEDSLEKYKDEPSIMKYIKIAATLPDKTVRDVALRCRWMQRKRRKPEELNAGKKVNSRKGKLVESSSKVNMPSALPQNMAGYPLMMHHLDQNGRMSSEGLYLIPPARGINGTVIHLLKQNSQAFSQITSNLSAFKVMLGFAMSNSRG
- the LOC107886350 gene encoding uncharacterized protein isoform X9; its protein translation is MALFFVLDSISGLNFGDYMTFLLLFLVLFSLCNAGIDSSSEMIPMSGYFASLPTILPGNSSAITSSPALIQPGNSSGSSLLLDSISGQKHEAGFAVEWSIDEQYILEDSLEKYKDEPSIMKYIKIAATLPDKTVRDVALRCRWMQRKRRKPEELNAGKKVNSRKGKLVESSSKVNMPSALPQNMAGYPLMMHHLDQNGRMSSEGINGTVIHLLKQNSQAFSQITSNLSAFKVMLGFAMSNSRG
- the LOC107886350 gene encoding uncharacterized protein isoform X5 encodes the protein MTFLLLFLVLFSLCNAGIDSSSEMIPMSGYFASLPTILPGNSSAITSSPALIQPGNSSGSSLLLDSISGQKHEAGFAVEWSIDEQYILEDSLEKYKDEPSIMKYIKIAATLPDKTVRDVALRCRWMQRKRRKPEELNAGKKVNSRKGKLVESSSKVNMPSALPQNMAGYPLMMHHLDQNGRMSSEGLYLIPPARGINGTVIHLLKQNSQAFSQITSNLSAFKLRDNIDLFCHTRNNITAILNDMGDMPGLMSRMPPLPESINDDLAISILPGATQETSCPTRQ